Part of the Pseudomonadota bacterium genome is shown below.
TGGTTCTGGACGTCCGCTTTCTCAGCCGTGGTCCAGATCTGGTCGGAATCGGTCTGGTGCCGCCGGGCATCGTTCACATGACAGTCAGTACTGTCGCATCGCTGAACGCCATTAATAATCGGCGCCACTCCATGATCCGGTCTACTGGTGTTGTTGTAATCCGGCAGTATCGTGCCGTCCACGCCAATGGCGCCCAGTTGCGGAGCCAGGGTAAAGGTACTGTTATGACAATCCATACACTGGATTTCGTCAAGCTGACCCGGCAGGCTCGGTTCCTCCGACATGTGGCAGTATACGCATTCCTTTGTAAATCTCTGGTTGAAATGATCGTGTTTGCGAAGCCGGAAAGGATTTTCCTCGACCTGGTGCAAAACCTTGTTGTCATGGCAGTACCAGCATCCATTGGCGGGAAAATCTGCGGCCGGATTGCTGGATCCCGGATAATTGCCGCTCGCAGCAGGGCGCCCATGACCGTTGATGATCCACTCCTGATAATTGATTCGGGCCGGATTACCGTTAAACCCGCCAAAATCGTCTTCATCTGGCCCCACAGTGGTGTGGCAGTTGGCGCAGGTGACGTTGCCGTCCACCGAACCTCCCCAGACGGGCGGAGTGCCGAGTTCGTGACAGGCAGTGCTTGAACAGGTTTTAGTTGCGGAGTCATAGGTGCCGCCGCCTTTAAATTTCACGGACTTTCGTTTATCGACATGATAGGCGCCGTTGACATGGTTGGTATCGTCCATATGGCCGGACGGCACTCCCGAATCATGGCAGTCGAGACAGCTGCCGACCACCGTGTCCACGTGACAGTCATCACAGGAAAAACCGGTGAAGATATGTCGGAAATGGGAGTTGGCCCGGCTCGTCCCCGGCCCGGTATTGGCATACATCGGCATGGCCGACATCCAGAGCTGCTCCGGCGCCCAGCCCACTGTGCCCGTATGACAGTCCGCACAGTCATTTTCGACCGGATTATGGCCATGACAGGAGTTACAGGGTTTAGGACCGCCGCTCCAGGGATACGGACGCATATCGGGATCGACGATGGTGCCGTCGGTATGGCAGTATATATTGGAGCACACCTGGCTTGGCTGATCATAAGTTGGTACTGCCGGGGGATCCTGGTCGACGATTACCCAATGCTCATCAACAGCCACATCCCGGGCGCCGTTCGCATGTTTTGCCAGCAGATTTGAAGAAGAATCCACAGACTCGTCATGGCAGTAATAACAGGGATACTGGCGAATCCCCGCTTCACCGACCAGCCGATCGTGGCCGTCGTTTGACATAACCAGCGCGTCCATCCCCGGCCGTCCGTTATGGCAGCCGTCGCACGAGAGATTGTAGGAACCGTTGGTCCAGTTTTCCTTGTAATCGTTATGGTTCGGCAACCCGCCACGGCCATCGTGATGACAGGCTTCACACCGCCCGCTCGTCCGAGGATCGATTATATCGCCGTTGCCATCCCGCATGTTGGCAAGGTCGTGACAGTTGGCACAATTTCCTCCCGCCCCCACATGCGTGCCATGCTGATTGCTGTTGTGACAGTCGGCGCAGTTATCGCCATTGCCGGCATCCCCATGATCAAACCCGTTGTACACATCGTGGCAGGTCATACATGGCGCATTTGCCCCATTGTGGTTTCCATTGCCGATCGAGCCATCGGATCTCCAGTAACTGGTATCACTGTGGCAGACCTGGCAGAGACCGACAGGGGTAGTCACTGAAGGAGTGTAATCAACGTATCCGCCATAACTGTCGATCACCGGCTGGGGTTTGAAAAACTTAATGTCCCTGAATCCGTTGCCGTGCGCATCAAGCATGAATGACTTGATCGACTGGCCATATATGACACCCCAGGTATTACCCAGAAAATTGTTGCCAGAATAAGTCATATCACCTTTCACTTTCATTACATTGCCTACTACATCGATAATCTCAAAAGTTTCCTTGGGATCTGCAATGTTCGGCACCAACAAAAGGCCGCGTGTCCCGTCGGAAGCACGACTCTTATCCATGTTCGCTTTCCCAGCCACTCCGCCTTTCGAATTCCAAAGGGAGAAATCTTCAAAACCAGGAACACCGATCTGACGAGCAATTGTTATTGACGTAGAAAAGGTGGAACCTGAAAAAGTTGGTTGGGAAACAAATACACCCTTGCCTAAATATAGTTTGGATGAATCCACCCCCTCAAAATCAAGCTGACCCTGGAAATGTGGATCGTGGCAGTCAATACATTGAGTTGACCAGATTCCGTACGATTCAGAAGTCGTAGAACTTGCATGAAGTTTCTTCTCAGGTCCCGGAACATAGGGGAATCCTGGATTATTAATATCCGCCGAAGTCCCATGGCAATTCAAGCAAACCTTGTTTTTCCCTGATATATCCGGATTAATCGGATCAATGGGTTCATTAAACGGCGGATCAATATGACAGTAATTACATTCGATACCATTCGATTCATTATGCGGCGAATCCAGATAGTATGCCTCACTTTGAACCGAGGTTCCCCAAACGACGACCATCATCAGCCCGATTTTCAGTACCAGTTTATTCACGGCATATCACCTGATCACAATTTGTAATGATGTTATGTAAACAAAAAAGTGCCCGGACAATACAATCCGGCGTCCTGTCAAAAGTGAAATACAGACGAGCTTTTACGGGGAGTTGAGTCTCGGGGGAGCGGAAAGAAAGGGGCAGGGCGAAGCGTTGATGCAACAGTTCGTACGCACCAGGTGCGGCAAGCTGAGTAATGACATGTAACTCCCCCGTTAACACGTATCACACCCCCTAACCGACACACTACCATAAAATGTTTGGGCATTTCAACACCCAATTAATTAACAATAATTCCTGTTACTATCGTTTAATTTCCATTTTCTGGGGAATTAAATTGACGATTCAGACCTAATCAGCTTCACTATCGACAAGCGATACAAGCCAGTCACTGGTTAGAAAACCAATGGGATAAACGATTAAAATTTCAGGATAGATTTCCTTGAAACAGCAACAAAATTTTTCCAGGATTATGATTGATTTTTTTATTTCGCCGAAATTGACGATCGGTCTTTTTGCCACACTGATCTGGGTGCTTGTGCCTGCAACTTTTTCAAAGGCACCCGCCGCTTTTCTCCACTTCCCGGCAATCCTTGTTCTGACCCTGATCGCGATCAACCTGACGGCATGCACTCTGTCCCGCCTGAAATCACTGAAGGCATCCACCCTGTTCATCCATTGCGGAGTATTGATCATTCTAGTCGGCGGACTCATCAACGACCTGGGCTTTGTCGCTACCGTCAATATCTTTACGGGTGACTCGGTAAACAAGGCTTTCAGGTGGGACCTTGAAAAGGATACCGCGCTGGGATTTGATCTGCGGATTGCCGCCATCAATTTTGATTACTATCCGGTCGCCGTCAAGGTTGGAATCATGAATAACGGCCGGAAAGAGAACCTTGTCGTAACCCGCACCGGAGAGTCGTTTGTTTTTGAAAAATATCGGGTGCAGGTTGCTTCGCTGAACCATGAGACCAGCGATCTTGAGCTTGCGGTGCAATCACTTGAAGGGGGCCCGGTCGGAACTTTGTCTACATCCGGCACCAGAGACCTGCCTGCGGATTTTCCCCTGGACTTTAAACTGGTGGCGTTCCAGACCCCAGATATCAAAAGGATCCGGGTCGATCTGGAGTTGTTTGAAAACGGCGAACTGGTAGCATCCGGAACTTCCGAGGCCAACCATCCATTTCGCTGGCGGGGCATGCAGTTTTTTCTCACCAGGGTAACAACGGATGAATTCAACCGGCGCTACGCGGGGATCCAGATCAGCAGGGCACCCGGCATCCCCTGTGTGTATGGTGGTTTTGCAGTTTTTTTCCTGGGTCTCTTCTTGTCGCTCGGCAGGTGGCTGCAAAGGATAATCAGGTCAGGTTCTCCCCGGTCGTAGTGGTCATCAGCCTGCCATGCTTGACCCCCTTGGTGCCGATCAGTTCATCGGCCAGTTTCCTGATCTCTCTGGCCTTGCCTTTGATCACCACCACCTCAAGGCAATGATGGGCGTCGAGATGGATATGCAGGGCGGAAACGATGTTCCGATGGTGGGTGTGCTGGTGCTCGGTCAATTTGTCCGACAACTCTCTGGTGTGGTGGTTGTAAACCAGCGAAACGGTGCCGACTGTTTCCTCGTCTTCGTTCGCCCACTGCTCATCCACCAGGGCGTTGCGGATCAGATCCCGCACCGCTTCGGACCGGTTGGTGTACCCCTTGTTGTCGATCAGTTTATCAAAGCTCTTGAGCAGCCTTTCATCTATCGAGACCCCGAATCTTACTATCTCCGCCATCACCACTCTCCAAATCCATAAAGCTTGAGTTGAGCAGCTCGCCTGCTCGAACCGAAGCGAGCTTGCGAGAAATCGAAACTTATACCCGAAGGGTGTGCGCTTCCATCACCAATCCGCCAAATAATAACATACGCCACACGCATAAAAACTATTTAATTGTTATCCTGTTCGTGCTACTATTTCGATCTTCGTAACACCAAGACCCCGAGGAAATTGATTCATGCACATGGCAGATGCCCTTTTAAGCCCGACGGTCGGCGGGATAATGTGGGCGGCAACCGCAATAACCACCGTTTACTGTTCGAAAAAGGTCAGCGCCAACCCGGATGATCGGAAGATTCCGTTAATGGGGGTTCTGGGGGCCTTTGTCTTTACCGCCCAGATGATCAACTTTGCCATTCCCGGCACCGGTTCAAGCGGACATCTTGGAGGAGGTATACTGCTCGCGGCCCTCCTCGGCCCCCACGCCTCTTTCCTGGTGATGGCCTCAGTCCTGATCGTCCAGGCCCTTTTTTTTGCCGACGGCGGCCTTCTGGCTCTCGGCTGCAACATCTTCAATCTCGGTTTCTTTCCCTGTCTCGTCGCCTATCCCCTGATCTACAAACCAATAGCCGGCCGAACACCTACTCCGGCAGGAGTCTTGTCCGCTTCTCTCGGGGCCTCAGTGATCGGCCTGCAGCTGGGTTCCCTAGGCGTGGTCTCGCAGACCTGGCTGTCGGGAGTAACGGAACTCTCATACACCTCTTTCATCATGTTCATGCAGCCCATCCATCTGATTATCGGCATGGCCGAGGGGGTGATCACCGCAGGCGTCATCTCCTTTATCTGGAAGGCCAGGCCGGAGATCCTGTCCCGGGCTGCCGGCGACCTGCCCGTGGGAGATCTGCCGATCAAAAACGTCCTGATCGGTTTCGGCCTTGCCGCTCTCGTCACCGGGGGTTTTCTGGTACTGTATGTTTCCGAAAACCCGGATGGTCTTAACTGGGCGGTGGAACAGGCCGGAAGAACAGGGACTCCTGAAAGACCTGCAACCGCTCTGCAAAGAAACCTTGCCGAGCTCCAGAACAAGACGGCGATACAGCCTGAGTACCAGGCAAAAACCGATCATTCTCACAGAGATCGGAACACCAAATCGCTGGCCGGATTAGCAGGTGGAATCATTGTTCTGCTCATGGTTTTAGTGACCGGTTCCATTGTCAGAAAAATCCGCCTGAAAAACACTTCCCGGGAACAGCACCTCCGATGACCCCAAGACTTGAAACCGCCTTTTATGACATCGGCCGCCTGGATTCGCTTTCCCAACTGGACACCCCTGCCCACCGCCTTGACCCAAGGGCCAAGGTGGCCACGACCTTCTTTTTTGTTGTGGCGGTGGTCTCCTGCGGGAAGTATGAAATCGCGGCGCTTCTGCCTTTTTTCCTATTCCCGGCGGCAGCAATCGGTCTTGCGAACCTTCCCACCGGGTATCTTTTGAGAAAACTGCTGCTCGTCTCCCCCTTTGTCCTGTTCATCGGGATCTTCAACCCGATCCTGGACCGGGAGACCCTCATGAACATAGCGGGTCTTGACATCTCCGGCGGCTGGATATCTTTTGCCTCTCTGGTCTTAAAATTCATGCTTACCGTGGGCGCGGCCCTCCTGCTGATTGCCACCACCGGCTTTCCGGCAATCTGCATGGCCCTGAACAAACTGGGCGCCCCGCGTATTTTCACCGTCCAGCTCCTGATGCTCTACCGATATCTTTTTGTCCTGATCGAGGAAGGAATCCGGATGATACGGGCCCACAGCTTACGATCCTTCAGCGGCAGAAGGGTAAGGCTACGGACTTTTCTGCAGCTTCTGGGCAACCTGCTCCTCCGCACCCTGGACCGGGCCCAGAGAATTC
Proteins encoded:
- a CDS encoding cytochrome c biogenesis protein ResB codes for the protein MIDFFISPKLTIGLFATLIWVLVPATFSKAPAAFLHFPAILVLTLIAINLTACTLSRLKSLKASTLFIHCGVLIILVGGLINDLGFVATVNIFTGDSVNKAFRWDLEKDTALGFDLRIAAINFDYYPVAVKVGIMNNGRKENLVVTRTGESFVFEKYRVQVASLNHETSDLELAVQSLEGGPVGTLSTSGTRDLPADFPLDFKLVAFQTPDIKRIRVDLELFENGELVASGTSEANHPFRWRGMQFFLTRVTTDEFNRRYAGIQISRAPGIPCVYGGFAVFFLGLFLSLGRWLQRIIRSGSPRS
- the cbiQ gene encoding cobalt ECF transporter T component CbiQ, whose product is MTPRLETAFYDIGRLDSLSQLDTPAHRLDPRAKVATTFFFVVAVVSCGKYEIAALLPFFLFPAAAIGLANLPTGYLLRKLLLVSPFVLFIGIFNPILDRETLMNIAGLDISGGWISFASLVLKFMLTVGAALLLIATTGFPAICMALNKLGAPRIFTVQLLMLYRYLFVLIEEGIRMIRAHSLRSFSGRRVRLRTFLQLLGNLLLRTLDRAQRIHMAMLSRAFTGEIHLAGKYNFKTGEALFLMASLALIAVFRFTDITRIIGSLILEVGP
- a CDS encoding energy-coupling factor ABC transporter permease, which encodes MHMADALLSPTVGGIMWAATAITTVYCSKKVSANPDDRKIPLMGVLGAFVFTAQMINFAIPGTGSSGHLGGGILLAALLGPHASFLVMASVLIVQALFFADGGLLALGCNIFNLGFFPCLVAYPLIYKPIAGRTPTPAGVLSASLGASVIGLQLGSLGVVSQTWLSGVTELSYTSFIMFMQPIHLIIGMAEGVITAGVISFIWKARPEILSRAAGDLPVGDLPIKNVLIGFGLAALVTGGFLVLYVSENPDGLNWAVEQAGRTGTPERPATALQRNLAELQNKTAIQPEYQAKTDHSHRDRNTKSLAGLAGGIIVLLMVLVTGSIVRKIRLKNTSREQHLR
- the nikR gene encoding nickel-responsive transcriptional regulator NikR, with amino-acid sequence MAEIVRFGVSIDERLLKSFDKLIDNKGYTNRSEAVRDLIRNALVDEQWANEDEETVGTVSLVYNHHTRELSDKLTEHQHTHHRNIVSALHIHLDAHHCLEVVVIKGKAREIRKLADELIGTKGVKHGRLMTTTTGENLT